Genomic segment of Citrus sinensis cultivar Valencia sweet orange chromosome 7, DVS_A1.0, whole genome shotgun sequence:
tttacgccggcaaaaccaccggcgtctctgatccatTTTTAGTGAGTGCAGGTCTATTGAGAGAAAGGAGGACGATTCCAATCCCAATGAACAAGCAACAGTAGATAACACAAgcgttggtgaaagaatctggtcggtTAAGaggcgagcagatttcagcatcaacactTCCTCCTCCCTTCAGATTTGGATTTAGTCTCCAACGATTTGATCCTGTGTTAATATTTCGAAATTActgatttaattatgaaatacaATGACCGAACAAcgattaattatttgaaatggaTTTAATTAAAGTAAGATAATGAGCAACTTGTCAAAACAGCCAAAATTGTTGCGGTTGGTGGGTCAATGACGAGTTTCCAAGAAGAAAATTCCACTAAAGCTAGAAAGGACAAAGGAGATGAACGGATGATGACTAAAATGAGTAATAAAGAAAGGTTCATTACCATTTCCCAATTGATCAAATCTCTAACGACAGAGATGGAGATTGAACAGGCCCATATACACCAGCATCCTTTGACACTTTGCGAGAAGAATGATGAGGGTAAACTTCTTTGCCCTCTCTGTGGCAACCCTTTCGAGAACCTCAACCGTTGCACCAGGTGTGGGTTTTATCCGGAACCGACAGAATGCTTTGGTTGCCACGACGAATCCCCCTCACATAAGCATTCTTTTTACATCTGCAAACTGTGTTGGCCCAACTCtcctatttttcataaatcatgTGCAGAATTGCCGTCGCAAATCCAAATCTCGTTTCGTCCACATTgctctttcttcttcagtaCTAGTTCAGATATGTTCTCTTTCACCAGGACTCGAAAATTTCGTTGTGATTACTGTGACTGGTCACAAAAAGGCTATAGGTTCTGCTGCTACCTGTGCGGTTTTCAGATTTGTGCAAGTTGTGCTGGCACACTCATCGCGTATCATGAAGATCGCGTGGAGCACATTGAACATTTCAGTCACCAGCATCCCTTGGACGTCTTTCAGGTGAAGGATGCGACGTGCAGGATATGCAACAAAAATCTACGAGGTCAAAGCTACGGTTGTGTCCCTTGTGGTTTTTAtattcatgaatcatgcaGTAAGTTTCCCCAACAACAAACTCTACATCCTTTCCATCCACATCCGGGACATTTTTTGTCACTCAGCGACATATATAAGAACAGTATTTTGGACTGTGAAGCCTGTCTCTCCATGACTAACTATTTTGTGTACGATTGTGTAAAGTGTGAGTTTTGCTTGCATCCTCAATGTGCGTCTCTGCTGCCAAACGTAAAGTACAAAGGTCACGAGCATCTTCTTATTCTAGTGGAGAATATGTCCTACAAAGGCGAATGCGAAGCATGCAGAGGTAACATTGAAGGTACTTTCTTTTTTCGGTGTGTCCAGTGTAGGCTTAATTTTCATGTCCAGTGTGGCTCAGTCCCTGCTTCACTACCACCAACTGTTGTGCATAAAAATCACGATCATCCTCTCACACTCACTGCATATGTCAAATATTATGTTGAATCGCTTAAGTGTTACGCTTGTAGTGAAGAAATAAATCCCAAGGATCCTTGTTATCTTTGCGTTGAATGTGAGTACTATGCACATGTGCGTTGTGCGGTGATCACTGAGATATTCTGCGATGATGATCGAGAGGTATTGGGACATACCAGCCACGATGATTGCTCATTTCTTCTTGAAAACAAGAATGATGATGAATTGGGGCATTCTATTCACTGCCATACTTTAACCCTCTCGGAAGTAGATGACGTGAAATGTAAATTATGCTGCAAACATATCCATGGATCGGGCTATGGTTGCGCGCCATGTGAGTTCTATATCCATAACTCATGTGCTGAATTGCCGAAAGAACTCAGACACCCTTTGCACCCACTCCCAAACCATAGTTTGACACTCCAAGAAAGCAAGTTTTTGGAGGGATATTATTGTGATGCATGTGACTTGAATGTAAATCCAGGCGGATGCTACCGATGTGATTATTGCGACTTTGCCCTGCATCTTGAATGCGCGTATTTGAAGCCAAGCGTAAAGTACGAAGGTCATGAGCATCTTCTTATTCTTGTGGAGAATATGTCCTATCAAGGGATATGTGAAGCATGTGGTTTTGAAATTGAGGGTACTTTCTTTGTCCGGTGTGTCCAGTGCTGCTTCAATCTTCATGTCCAGTGCGGACCAGCCCCGGCATCGCTACCACCAACTGTTGTGCATAAACATGGCCATGATCATCCTCTGTCCATCTCCACCAAGGCAGTAGCCAAAAATGATTCTGATGTACTTTGTTGTGACGCTTGTGGGGAAGAAAGAAACCCAAAGCATCCGTATTATTGCTGTGTCGAATGTGAGTACAACGCACATGTGCGTTGTGTGCTCACTGAGGTATCACATGATGAACGAGTGAAGCTGAGGCATTTCAGCCACGATCATTGCTTGTACTTTGCTTTTGAAAGCAAGAGGAATGACGGTGTTACTTGCTATGCATGTGAAAGATTAATCCAAGCAGATGATCCAGCATATGGTTGTGATCCCTGCGGATTTTATCTCCACAAATCCTGCACTGAATTGCCCTGGCAGCCCCAACATCTCCTCCACAGGCATCCTCTCTATGTCTCGACAGATCATTCTAAAACAGACCGTGTATGCAGTGCTTGTCATAAAAATGTGTCTGGCTTCATTTACGAATGCAACCGTTGCGATTTCACTTTAGATATTGACTGTTTTTCATTGCAATTTCGAGTGGAACTGCAAGGTGATGAGCAAATTTTCACTTTCTTTGAAAAGTTAGATCACAGCTCGAAATGCCAAAGCTATAACTTCATGCATTTAGATGTATCCAATCAGCGTTGTCTGAAATGCAACTTTAATATCCATCTTTTACATTCTCCATTGCCACAAACTATTCAACACATGAGTCACCATCATTTGCTGACCCTCATGGATAGTCTTGTTGATGATGAGTATGATGCACAAATTTGTGATATTTGCGAGGAGGAAAGACACCCTAAAGCGTGCGTTTATTATTGTTCAGAATGCGACTTCATAGCGGAATTTGATTGCGTGATTT
This window contains:
- the LOC102623574 gene encoding uncharacterized protein LOC102623574; translation: MEIEQAHIHQHPLTLCEKNDEGKLLCPLCGNPFENLNRCTRCGFYPEPTECFGCHDESPSHKHSFYICKLCWPNSPIFHKSCAELPSQIQISFRPHCSFFFSTSSDMFSFTRTRKFRCDYCDWSQKGYRFCCYLCGFQICASCAGTLIAYHEDRVEHIEHFSHQHPLDVFQVKDATCRICNKNLRGQSYGCVPCGFYIHESCSKFPQQQTLHPFHPHPGHFLSLSDIYKNSILDCEACLSMTNYFVYDCVKCEFCLHPQCASLLPNVKYKGHEHLLILVENMSYKGECEACRGNIEGTFFFRCVQCRLNFHVQCGSVPASLPPTVVHKNHDHPLTLTAYVKYYVESLKCYACSEEINPKDPCYLCVECEYYAHVRCAVITEIFCDDDREVLGHTSHDDCSFLLENKNDDELGHSIHCHTLTLSEVDDVKCKLCCKHIHGSGYGCAPCEFYIHNSCAELPKELRHPLHPLPNHSLTLQESKFLEGYYCDACDLNVNPGGCYRCDYCDFALHLECAYLKPSVKYEGHEHLLILVENMSYQGICEACGFEIEGTFFVRCVQCCFNLHVQCGPAPASLPPTVVHKHGHDHPLSISTKAVAKNDSDVLCCDACGEERNPKHPYYCCVECEYNAHVRCVLTEVSHDERVKLRHFSHDHCLYFAFESKRNDGVTCYACERLIQADDPAYGCDPCGFYLHKSCTELPWQPQHLLHRHPLYVSTDHSKTDRVCSACHKNVSGFIYECNRCDFTLDIDCFSLQFRVELQGDEQIFTFFEKLDHSSKCQSYNFMHLDVSNQRCLKCNFNIHLLHSPLPQTIQHMSHHHLLTLMDSLVDDEYDAQICDICEEERHPKACVYYCSECDFIAEFDCVISEVRLALQKKPRDVQFRFINRKSIIHESTAGEVVNSKSSTLGDIEESLTEEEAQQFNDILQDVDKEVEESREKFSIDQQLMAVDSSKEDTKSLMESQKAVSLYFMKDLFEWEDYRSELINVNDIYKTSPRLAGVLRKLLDKYGDIGSSCNLNQGLKNCVLVLFCATVHSMCDTMVQDITDDLIYTWWRDSRIAQRAGFRVGFVFDHLERIAEARHGIDTELYQISPIRYQYKKMSKLLGEIDQLDQDIGERKAKVDEFRKQAQEMISTIHPKRLRLETEELSKAMDIGIVKAGKYTGLL